In Ignavibacteria bacterium, a genomic segment contains:
- a CDS encoding transketolase family protein, whose translation MAKLQSKELKSTRLGFGEALVELGKENPNIVVLGGDVTGSVRTDLFKKAYPDRFFSVGVAEQDMMGVAAGFCLAGKIPFASAYG comes from the coding sequence ATGGCAAAACTACAAAGCAAAGAATTAAAATCCACGCGACTCGGTTTCGGCGAAGCGTTGGTAGAACTCGGAAAAGAAAATCCGAACATCGTTGTTCTCGGCGGCGATGTAACCGGTTCCGTGCGAACAGATTTATTCAAAAAAGCGTATCCCGATAGATTTTTTTCCGTTGGCGTTGCAGAACAAGATATGATGGGAGTTGCCGCAGGATTTTGTCTTGCGGGAAAAATTCCTTTCGCATCGGCGTACGGCGA